From the Kallotenue papyrolyticum genome, the window TGGGGCGCGGTGACGACGCGGTAGCCGGCCTGCCGGACGCGCTGGCAAAAATCGCTCTCTTCCCAGTAGGCTGGAAAATACCCTTCGTCGAAGCCGCCGACCGTCATCCAGGCATCGCGGCGAAAGGCCATCGCCGCGCCGTGGACGGCCCAGACATCGGCGGGTGGGTCGTACTGGCCATGGTCCGGCTCGCCGTCGCCGCGATGCGCGGTGAGGAGCGTTGGAAGCTCCAACAGGGTACCAACCGACTGGATCAGGCCATCGGGAGACAGCACTTTGCTGCCGGTGACGCCAATGCGCGCGTCCTGCAGCGGCGCGATCAGCTGACTCAACCAGTCGGCGCGCGCGCTGGCATCCGGATTGAGCAGTGCGATCGTCGTGCCACGCGCCGCCTGCACGCCGTGGTTGACCCCGGCGGCGAACCCCTGATTGTCGTCAAGGCGCAACAGGCGCACCGACGGATAGCGCGTGCGCACTAGAGCCGCGGTATCATCTGTGGAGGCGTTGTCCACGACCAGGATTTCATAGGCGGGCGCGTGCTGTTGGTGGACTAACGAGCCCAGGCAAGCGTCGATGGCGGTGGCGCTGTTATAGGTCACCACAATCACGGAACAGACAACGGTCATAAGGCCCATTGTAGCACGGACGAAGGATGCGCATCGCGATCTACAACCGCTGGCTCGCAACGCTGGGTGGCGGCGAGCGGCTGATGTTCGATCTGGCCCACGTGCTGGTGGCGGATGGCCACACCGTCGATCTGCTCACGCACCAGCCGCTGACGC encodes:
- a CDS encoding glycosyltransferase family 2 protein → MTVVCSVIVVTYNSATAIDACLGSLVHQQHAPAYEILVVDNASTDDTAALVRTRYPSVRLLRLDDNQGFAAGVNHGVQAARGTTIALLNPDASARADWLSQLIAPLQDARIGVTGSKVLSPDGLIQSVGTLLELPTLLTAHRGDGEPDHGQYDPPADVWAVHGAAMAFRRDAWMTVGGFDEGYFPAYWEESDFCQRVRQAGYRVVTAPQAVVYHQEAATTGKYSAEFYFYYLRNRLRYAVKWLDWPLLWQSFRPAEHARLRRAAPLDRRIAQLVYMAGVPPCRPPNAAQRAAVLATGRELRQAGQPDDLWRAIQEPMAQAVAASIHHETVFHSRWPLIARLRAAWNNIATRWYVRPNLDQQTRYNLAMQRTLQILLDDLLAQAAAQALDSALLAWRLADERDEADASRG